TACAAAGAAGTGGGTTCCCAAGCGATCTCGTACACAACAGGCGTTCCAGCTATGATTGGTGCAGCAATGGTCATGACAGGCAAATGGAACAAACCAGGCGTATTCAATGTAGAAGAGTTCAACCCGGATCCATTCATGGAAGAGTTGAACAAATGGGGTCTCCCATGGGTAGAAGACTTCAACCCGGTACTCGTTGACGAGCTGCCAGAAGAAGTTAAAGAATCGGAGCTTGTTCGTTAAAATGCGGTTCGAGCAATTACCGACGCCATGTTTTGTTGTTGACGAGGGGCTTATCGAGAAAAATCTGAAAATCCTGAACGGTGTTATGCAGCGTACAGGTGCCAAAATCGTGCTGGCTCAAAAAGCATTCTCCATGACTGCGATGTATCCGCTGATTGGAGAATACCTGAGCGGTGCTACGGCGAGCGGTCTGTATGAAGCACGCCTGGGCCACGAGGAAATGGGCAAAGAGAACCATGTCTTTGCTCCGGCATACCGCGCAGAAGAGATCGACGAGATTATCTCCATCTGCGACCATATTATTTTTAATTCTTTTTCACAGCTTGCCAAATTCAAGGATAAGGCGCTGAAGGCTGGCCGTAAGGTCGGCTTGCGCGTCAATCCTGAATGCTCTACCCAAGAAGGGCACGAGATCTATGATCCGTGTTCTCCGGGTTCGCGTTTTGGCGCGAAACAAGAGGATTTCCAAGCAGATCTGTTGGAAGGTGTCTCCGGACTGCACTTCCACACGCTGTGTCAGCAAAATTCCGATGATCTGGAGACTACGCTGAACGCAGTTGTTGAAAAGTTCGGACAATGGCTGCCACAAATGGAATGGATCAACTTCGGTGGTGGACACCATATCACACGTGAAGATTATGATATTCCAAGGTTGGAAGCTTGCATCAAGCGTATGCAGAATGATTATGGCCTGGAAGTATATCTGGAGCCGGGAGAAGCTGTTGCGCTGAACGCCGGTTATCTGGTGACTTCTGTGCTGGACTTCCATAAAAACGGTATGGACATCGCCATTCTGGATACTTCAGCTACATGCCATATGCCGGATGTGCTGGAAATGCCATATCGTCCGCCGCTGATCGGTTCGGGCGAAGTGGGCGAGAAAGCCCATCTGTATCGCCTAGGTGGACAAACCTGTCTGTCTGGGGACGTGATTGGGGATTATTCATTCGATCAGCCTTTGCAAGAAGGTGACCGTCTGGTATTCGAGGACATGGCGATTTACTCCATGGTGAAAACCAACACGTTCAACGGCATGCCACTTCCAGCGATTGCAGTCAAAAGAAAAGACGGCGATTGCGAAGTTGTTCGCGAATTTGGATATCAGGATTTCAAAATGAGGCTGGCATAATACTTCATTATATAGTAAGCATTGAATATAAATACAACGAAGGGAACCTGGAGACAGGTTCCCTTTTTAACGTTAACTGATGTTTAACGATTAGATTTAATGATGTTTATCAGTGAGGTTAGATGAATGTTTATCGGTATTGAGCATACTTAGTTTCGACTTCAGTTTTCGGCTTAATTTTGTGGTTTCGAGGCTGCTCTTGCGGCGTATGGAAAGATCGGTTCTCTGAGTTTAAAGTCATACGTTAACCCGTCCACAATGCCGACTACACTCTCACTGTCATACAACTCCAGCAAAAAACCAGCCATTTGTTTCGCCGTATGGAATTTGGGAACTCTGCCCTCATATTCAAACTCCTCTACATTAAAGGAATGTTTCGCAAATTCCGTCTCGGTTGCAGCCGGAGCGAGCACTTTGGCTTGCAATGCTGCGTTCTTGCCTTTCAACTCCTGCGCAAGCCCTTCTGTAAAGGCACTTACATAGAACTTGGTTGCGCAGTAAGTTACAGCATCGGCTACAATTGTATATCCTCCACCAGACGAAATATTAATGATCTGTGTGCCATCGATGTCTGCATAATCACGTACATACTGGGAAGAAAGAATCGTAAGAGCTTCTATATTTAGATGAAGCATCTGCTCAATTTTGGGCAGGTGTTGTTCGCCCACGGAAGCAAAAT
The window above is part of the Paenibacillus sp. 1781tsa1 genome. Proteins encoded here:
- a CDS encoding SDR family oxidoreductase; protein product: MKYTVITGASSGIGYEAALAFAARGKNMILAARRTDELNKLKGKVAEINPDLDVVIRTVDLSIGTNVHEFYESLKDYSIETWINNAGFGNFASVGEQHLPKIEQMLHLNIEALTILSSQYVRDYADIDGTQIINISSGGGYTIVADAVTYCATKFYVSAFTEGLAQELKGKNAALQAKVLAPAATETEFAKHSFNVEEFEYEGRVPKFHTAKQMAGFLLELYDSESVVGIVDGLTYDFKLREPIFPYAARAASKPQN
- the nspC gene encoding carboxynorspermidine decarboxylase: MRFEQLPTPCFVVDEGLIEKNLKILNGVMQRTGAKIVLAQKAFSMTAMYPLIGEYLSGATASGLYEARLGHEEMGKENHVFAPAYRAEEIDEIISICDHIIFNSFSQLAKFKDKALKAGRKVGLRVNPECSTQEGHEIYDPCSPGSRFGAKQEDFQADLLEGVSGLHFHTLCQQNSDDLETTLNAVVEKFGQWLPQMEWINFGGGHHITREDYDIPRLEACIKRMQNDYGLEVYLEPGEAVALNAGYLVTSVLDFHKNGMDIAILDTSATCHMPDVLEMPYRPPLIGSGEVGEKAHLYRLGGQTCLSGDVIGDYSFDQPLQEGDRLVFEDMAIYSMVKTNTFNGMPLPAIAVKRKDGDCEVVREFGYQDFKMRLA